In one Brevibacillus composti genomic region, the following are encoded:
- a CDS encoding dicarboxylate/amino acid:cation symporter, with amino-acid sequence MNRLWKMNLVTKILVAFVIAIIVGIIAGPGAEVVKPLGDLFLRLIKFIIVPLVLASLVTGVASTGDIKKLGRMGGKTIVYYLATTALAVILGLLIATVLSPGSGLELKPEAAKTEAAEAPGIIDTLLAIVPTNPIAALVQGDMLPIIFFAIFLGIGISMVGQKAQAVQTWFEQFAEVMYKITNIVMKFAPIGVFGLVAPIVGKHGLAVLLPLSKVIFGVAIGCILHAAIIYSLSVKLFAKMNPLTFFKGIAPAGMIAFSTSSSSGTLPVTIQNVENNLGVSKRVSSFVLPLGATVNMDGTALYQGVCALFVAQFYGMDLSFAQHMTIVLTATLASIGTAGVPGAGLIMLTMVLTSVGLPLEGIALIAGVDRILDMFRTSVNVIGDASAAVVVAASEGELKGRRG; translated from the coding sequence ATGAACAGATTATGGAAGATGAATCTCGTTACCAAAATTCTGGTCGCCTTTGTTATCGCCATTATTGTAGGAATCATCGCGGGGCCGGGTGCGGAAGTCGTCAAGCCGCTGGGGGATTTGTTTCTTCGCCTGATCAAGTTCATTATCGTCCCCTTGGTGCTGGCTTCTCTGGTTACCGGGGTGGCCAGTACGGGCGACATCAAAAAGCTGGGCCGGATGGGCGGAAAAACGATTGTCTACTATTTGGCGACCACGGCACTGGCTGTGATACTGGGACTATTGATCGCTACCGTCCTGTCGCCGGGCAGCGGACTGGAGCTGAAACCGGAAGCGGCCAAGACGGAAGCGGCAGAAGCCCCGGGCATCATCGACACGCTGCTGGCCATCGTGCCGACGAATCCGATTGCCGCGCTGGTTCAGGGAGACATGCTGCCAATTATCTTTTTCGCCATCTTCCTCGGAATCGGGATCTCCATGGTGGGGCAGAAGGCACAGGCGGTTCAGACATGGTTTGAGCAGTTTGCCGAAGTGATGTACAAAATTACCAACATCGTCATGAAGTTTGCGCCGATCGGCGTCTTCGGGCTGGTGGCGCCCATCGTCGGGAAGCACGGGCTGGCCGTACTGCTGCCGCTGTCCAAGGTGATCTTCGGCGTCGCGATTGGCTGCATCCTTCATGCGGCCATCATCTACTCGCTGAGCGTAAAGCTCTTCGCGAAAATGAATCCGCTGACATTCTTTAAAGGAATCGCTCCGGCGGGGATGATCGCCTTCAGCACCTCCAGCAGTTCGGGTACGCTGCCTGTTACGATACAGAACGTCGAAAACAACCTGGGCGTCTCCAAACGGGTCAGCAGCTTTGTGCTGCCCCTGGGGGCGACGGTCAATATGGACGGCACGGCCTTGTATCAGGGCGTATGCGCTTTGTTTGTGGCCCAGTTTTACGGGATGGACCTCTCTTTTGCGCAGCATATGACCATCGTTCTGACGGCTACGCTGGCTTCGATCGGGACGGCGGGAGTCCCTGGGGCCGGTTTGATCATGCTGACGATGGTGCTGACGTCCGTCGGGCTGCCCCTCGAAGGAATTGCCCTGATTGCGGGTGTCGACCGGATCCTGGATATGTTCCGCACGTCCGTCAACGTCATCGGAGACGCTTCGGCGGCTGTGGTGGTCGCAGCTTCGGAAGGGGAACTGAAGGGACGGCGGGGATAA
- the ltrA gene encoding group II intron reverse transcriptase/maturase, translated as MNVTETGDKGSQLPTEGSPQKNSAEHEGYAGVHVPERIAETDDTNANESKERLLEKIISRDNLNEAFKRVKANKGSHGIDGMGVDELLQYLKENGETIKEQILAGRYRPNPVRRVEIPKENGKKRNLGIPTVVDRVIQQAIAQMLTPIYEQQFSDNSFGFRPKRSAHQAIRRSQQYIQEGYRYVVDMDLEKYFDTVNQSKLIEVLSRTIKDGRVISLIHKYLRAGVVVKHKFEETEVGVPQGGNLSPILSNIMLNELDKELEKRGHKFVRYADDLLIFCKSRRSAERTLTNILPYIEKKLFLKVNREKTVVDLAIRVKFLGFSFYNQRGQVKVRIHPKSIAKMKTRVKELTARSNGMGNEERAERLRRYIMGWVNYFKIADMKNLLQTTDEWMRRRIRMIYWKQWKRIRTKFEKLISFGIPKFKAWEYANTRKSYWRISNSPILAKALDNNTIKGLGFLFFSDYYRQVTA; from the coding sequence ATGAATGTTACCGAAACAGGAGATAAGGGCAGCCAACTTCCAACGGAAGGCTCACCGCAAAAGAATAGTGCGGAACACGAAGGATATGCGGGAGTGCACGTTCCTGAGAGGATAGCTGAAACCGACGACACCAACGCAAACGAGTCGAAGGAAAGGTTACTTGAGAAAATCATAAGCAGAGACAATTTGAACGAAGCGTTCAAAAGAGTCAAAGCGAATAAAGGTTCACACGGAATCGACGGGATGGGCGTAGATGAACTTCTACAATATCTCAAAGAAAACGGTGAAACCATCAAGGAACAAATCCTGGCGGGCAGATATCGCCCAAATCCCGTTCGAAGGGTAGAAATCCCAAAAGAGAACGGAAAGAAAAGAAACCTGGGCATCCCAACGGTGGTTGATCGAGTAATCCAGCAGGCAATTGCACAAATGCTCACGCCGATCTATGAGCAACAGTTCTCGGACAACAGCTTCGGGTTCCGACCCAAACGAAGTGCCCACCAAGCCATAAGGCGCAGCCAGCAATATATTCAGGAAGGCTACCGCTATGTTGTGGATATGGATCTAGAGAAATACTTTGACACCGTCAACCAAAGCAAGCTCATTGAAGTACTCTCAAGAACGATTAAGGACGGACGAGTCATTTCACTAATTCATAAATATCTTCGGGCAGGAGTTGTCGTGAAGCACAAGTTTGAGGAAACAGAAGTCGGCGTACCGCAGGGCGGGAATCTGAGTCCAATTCTCAGTAATATCATGCTGAATGAGTTGGACAAGGAGCTGGAGAAGAGAGGACACAAGTTTGTGCGATACGCAGATGATTTACTCATCTTCTGCAAGAGCAGACGAAGTGCCGAACGGACACTAACCAACATTCTCCCCTACATTGAAAAGAAGCTGTTCCTAAAAGTAAATCGGGAGAAAACCGTGGTGGACCTAGCCATTCGAGTGAAGTTTCTGGGATTCTCATTCTACAACCAACGAGGGCAAGTGAAAGTCCGCATCCATCCCAAATCCATCGCCAAAATGAAAACAAGAGTGAAGGAACTAACCGCAAGAAGCAATGGCATGGGAAATGAAGAGAGAGCCGAAAGGCTCAGACGCTATATCATGGGATGGGTCAACTACTTCAAGATTGCGGATATGAAGAACCTGCTCCAAACAACGGATGAATGGATGAGAAGAAGGATTCGAATGATCTACTGGAAACAATGGAAACGAATAAGGACAAAATTCGAAAAGCTGATCTCGTTTGGAATCCCAAAGTTCAAGGCATGGGAATACGCAAATACAAGAAAGAGCTACTGGAGAATCTCCAATAGCCCCATCCTCGCGAAAGCCCTCGATAACAACACCATTAAAGGCCTCGGATTTCTTTTCTTCTCAGATTATTATCGACAAGTGACTGCGTGA
- a CDS encoding DUF1128 domain-containing protein, with protein MADLNQPTAENLATLVEGIKAKLNMANTAVMRPEDFDLAHYEDLLYLYNMVQKKSSFSINEMTAIVEELGSMRKQP; from the coding sequence ATGGCAGATTTGAACCAGCCGACAGCGGAAAACCTGGCGACCCTCGTCGAGGGCATCAAGGCGAAGTTGAACATGGCCAATACCGCTGTCATGAGGCCGGAGGATTTTGACCTCGCACACTACGAAGACCTGCTGTATCTCTACAACATGGTTCAGAAAAAAAGCAGCTTCAGCATCAATGAGATGACCGCAATCGTGGAAGAGTTGGGCAGCATGCGCAAACAGCCGTAA
- a CDS encoding DUF3656 domain-containing U32 family peptidase codes for MRNGIKREDIELLAPAGNWECLKAAVANGANAVFFGVEKFNARARAENFQMAELPEIMAFLHMYGVKGFLTFNILVFENELEDARELVEACIDAGVDALIVQDLGLVKLIREISPDFPIHGSTQMTITSPEAVEFTKPFAIERVVLGRENSLKEIKVIGEKAKLPMEVFVHGALCVSYSGQCLTSEMWGGRSANRGECAQACRLPYDLIVDGVQRDMGNIAYLLSPKDLAAIELVPELIEAGVTSFKIEGRLKSPEYVANVVSKYRAAIDRYFAGQDIPPSEQDIRELQQSFSRGFTTGFLEGTNNKKLLDGSFPKSRGVFLGTVKKVLKHAVLVELSAPLKRGDGIVFDAGDPTQKEEGGRVYDLLVRGQKVEGEVSSGLYEIVMGRNDVKLQRVHVGDRVWKTSDPELDKRLRKTFETDKPYRTFPLAVHVSGQLGQKLSVTWVDKEASNAVTSQSDLALEQALKRPLTKELLLDQLGRLGGTIYRLEESDLSVHLDGELILPVSELNRMRREAVEQLLYLRSKPPVYRKNKVDAFADVPRRQKVDQPLLTALCRSLEQVEAAAQTDVDFLYADFEFVKQYPDAVKLAHRYGKKIAIATMRIHMPDENGVLALIAKSKPDAILVRNTGALHYYMARRGELNIPLIGDFSLNIANHKAVELFLGCGLERVTPSYDLNIQQMVDLLEKADASKMEVVIHQHMPMFHTEHCVYCTFLSPGTDHTNCGTPCETSRVSLRDRVGFSHPVRVDTGCRNTVYNAIDQSGAEYLGEFRKLGVGSYRIEFLEEEPARVQEVIQLYRQALRGEVSGTHVWRSLKATNQLGVTRGQLIK; via the coding sequence ATGCGAAACGGTATCAAACGTGAAGATATTGAGCTTCTCGCTCCCGCCGGAAATTGGGAGTGCCTGAAGGCCGCAGTCGCCAATGGGGCAAACGCCGTCTTTTTCGGCGTGGAAAAGTTTAACGCCCGGGCTCGCGCCGAGAACTTCCAGATGGCGGAGCTCCCGGAGATCATGGCTTTTCTGCACATGTACGGAGTCAAAGGCTTTTTGACCTTTAACATTCTGGTTTTTGAAAATGAATTGGAGGATGCCCGCGAGCTGGTGGAGGCTTGTATCGACGCCGGGGTAGACGCCCTGATCGTCCAGGATCTGGGCCTGGTCAAACTGATTCGCGAAATCTCTCCGGACTTCCCGATTCACGGCTCCACCCAGATGACCATTACCTCTCCGGAGGCGGTGGAATTCACGAAGCCGTTCGCGATCGAGCGCGTCGTCCTCGGACGGGAGAACTCGTTAAAGGAAATCAAGGTGATCGGCGAGAAGGCCAAGCTGCCGATGGAGGTCTTCGTCCACGGCGCGCTCTGCGTCTCCTATTCCGGCCAATGTCTGACCTCGGAGATGTGGGGCGGCCGTTCGGCCAACCGCGGCGAATGCGCACAGGCCTGCCGCCTACCGTACGATCTGATCGTAGACGGCGTGCAGCGCGATATGGGCAATATCGCATACCTCCTCTCTCCCAAGGATCTGGCGGCAATCGAACTGGTTCCCGAGCTGATTGAGGCGGGCGTCACTTCTTTTAAAATCGAGGGGCGTCTGAAATCCCCCGAGTATGTGGCGAACGTCGTCAGCAAGTACCGTGCGGCGATCGACCGCTATTTTGCCGGCCAGGATATCCCGCCGAGCGAGCAGGACATCCGCGAGCTGCAGCAAAGCTTTTCCCGCGGATTTACCACCGGATTTTTGGAGGGAACCAACAACAAAAAGCTGCTGGACGGCTCCTTCCCGAAAAGCCGCGGCGTCTTCCTCGGCACCGTGAAAAAGGTCCTGAAGCACGCGGTGCTCGTCGAGCTGTCCGCGCCGCTCAAGCGCGGGGACGGGATCGTCTTTGACGCCGGCGACCCGACGCAAAAAGAAGAAGGCGGCCGCGTATACGACCTGCTCGTCCGCGGGCAAAAGGTAGAAGGCGAAGTGAGCAGCGGTCTCTATGAAATCGTCATGGGCCGCAATGACGTCAAGCTGCAGCGGGTGCACGTCGGCGATCGCGTCTGGAAGACGAGCGACCCGGAGCTGGACAAGCGGCTCCGCAAAACATTTGAAACGGACAAACCGTACCGCACTTTCCCGCTCGCCGTTCATGTGAGCGGTCAGCTCGGCCAAAAGCTGTCCGTCACCTGGGTGGACAAAGAAGCCAGCAATGCCGTCACCAGCCAATCGGATCTGGCGCTGGAACAAGCGCTGAAACGCCCTCTGACGAAGGAACTGCTGCTGGATCAATTGGGCAGGCTGGGCGGCACGATCTATCGGCTGGAGGAAAGCGATCTGTCGGTTCACCTGGATGGCGAACTGATCCTGCCTGTCAGCGAGCTGAACCGGATGCGCCGGGAAGCCGTCGAGCAATTGCTGTATTTGCGCTCCAAGCCGCCTGTCTACCGGAAAAACAAAGTGGACGCATTCGCGGATGTGCCGCGGCGCCAAAAGGTGGACCAGCCGCTTTTGACCGCGCTTTGCCGTTCGCTGGAGCAGGTGGAGGCGGCCGCGCAGACGGATGTCGACTTCCTCTACGCCGATTTTGAATTCGTCAAGCAGTATCCCGATGCGGTCAAGCTGGCGCATCGCTACGGCAAGAAGATCGCGATCGCGACGATGCGGATTCACATGCCGGATGAGAACGGCGTCCTCGCTCTGATCGCCAAGAGCAAGCCGGACGCAATCCTGGTGAGAAACACCGGCGCGCTGCACTATTACATGGCCCGCAGAGGGGAGCTGAATATCCCGCTGATCGGCGATTTTTCGCTCAATATCGCCAACCACAAGGCCGTAGAGCTGTTCCTCGGCTGCGGTCTGGAGCGGGTCACTCCTTCCTACGATCTGAATATCCAGCAGATGGTCGATCTTTTGGAAAAGGCGGATGCTTCCAAGATGGAGGTCGTGATTCATCAGCATATGCCGATGTTCCACACCGAACACTGTGTCTACTGTACGTTCCTCAGTCCGGGGACGGACCATACCAACTGCGGTACACCCTGTGAAACCTCACGCGTGTCGCTGCGCGACCGGGTCGGCTTCTCTCACCCCGTCCGCGTCGATACGGGCTGCCGCAACACCGTGTATAACGCGATCGATCAGTCCGGCGCGGAATACCTGGGTGAATTTCGCAAGCTGGGGGTAGGCAGCTACCGGATCGAATTTTTGGAAGAAGAGCCTGCGCGTGTCCAGGAGGTCATTCAGTTGTACCGCCAAGCACTGCGGGGCGAGGTAAGCGGAACCCACGTATGGCGCTCGTTGAAAGCTACCAACCAGTTGGGGGTCACACGGGGGCAGTTGATCAAATAG
- a CDS encoding sensor histidine kinase, whose protein sequence is MVGQAERKPVPGHPFVDPAQFAERPLLAIILVYSLKDIPLETAVIRLESLSKFSIVAILAAVFYIYLLEFIRESILIRKQLVRAEKLKLISELAASVAHEVRNPLTVVRGFIQLMREDGNVTSREYMELVLSELDRAEYIISDYLSLAKPQAETSGKVGMAVTVTDVTALISSYAVIHKVEIQVNTEAGLYVCGNDVRIKQALLNLIKNAIESMPHGGILEIEARRSMDYVVIAIKDQGEGMTAAQIEKVGFPFYSTKEKGTGLGLMITSRIVEAMGGRLEFQSEAGKGTCVKVFLPAK, encoded by the coding sequence ATGGTTGGACAGGCCGAAAGAAAACCGGTCCCAGGGCACCCTTTTGTTGACCCTGCTCAGTTCGCTGAGCGTCCTCTGCTCGCCATCATACTCGTTTACAGCCTCAAGGATATTCCGCTGGAAACCGCAGTAATTCGTCTGGAGTCGCTGTCGAAATTCTCCATCGTGGCGATCCTGGCCGCCGTTTTCTATATCTATCTCCTGGAATTTATTCGCGAATCCATTTTGATCCGCAAACAGCTGGTGCGGGCGGAAAAGCTGAAGCTGATCAGCGAGCTCGCCGCCAGTGTGGCCCATGAGGTGCGCAATCCGCTGACAGTTGTGAGAGGCTTCATACAGCTGATGCGGGAGGACGGGAACGTAACGAGCCGGGAGTATATGGAGCTGGTGCTAAGCGAATTGGATCGGGCCGAGTATATTATTTCTGACTATCTAAGCCTGGCCAAGCCGCAGGCGGAGACTTCGGGGAAAGTCGGCATGGCGGTCACTGTGACGGACGTGACGGCGCTGATTTCTTCCTATGCCGTAATACATAAAGTGGAAATTCAGGTGAATACCGAAGCCGGATTGTACGTCTGCGGAAACGATGTCAGAATCAAGCAGGCCCTCTTGAATCTGATAAAAAACGCGATTGAGTCGATGCCGCATGGCGGGATTCTGGAGATCGAGGCGAGGCGGAGCATGGACTACGTGGTCATAGCCATCAAAGACCAGGGAGAAGGCATGACCGCGGCTCAGATTGAGAAGGTCGGCTTTCCTTTTTACTCCACGAAGGAAAAGGGGACCGGTCTGGGCTTGATGATTACCTCCAGAATCGTGGAGGCGATGGGAGGAAGACTGGAGTTTCAGAGTGAAGCGGGAAAGGGGACTTGTGTGAAGGTTTTTCTCCCGGCAAAATAG
- a CDS encoding TetR/AcrR family transcriptional regulator yields the protein MTTRRERKKRETREKIFNAAIKLFKQHGFEATTIDMISEEADVARGTIFLHFTSKEAILANWGYERLHEIEERRDEWDYGDSCKQKVLRIYKIMNEVNIQNYDFIKVLVESSMKHRKILENEKNVYYELRQLFADLIEEAQERGRLKTRFNPLVAANMLENIYYNALYDWVRNEGAWALEEIMEEKVSIVFEGLDAD from the coding sequence TTGACGACACGCAGAGAACGAAAAAAGCGGGAAACCCGAGAAAAGATCTTTAATGCCGCTATCAAACTATTTAAACAGCACGGGTTTGAAGCCACCACGATCGACATGATTTCGGAAGAAGCCGATGTTGCCCGCGGTACCATTTTTCTTCATTTCACGTCAAAGGAAGCAATCCTCGCGAACTGGGGATACGAACGGCTTCATGAAATTGAGGAACGCCGGGACGAATGGGATTATGGAGACAGTTGCAAACAAAAGGTGCTCCGCATCTACAAGATCATGAATGAAGTGAATATCCAAAATTACGACTTCATCAAAGTGCTGGTGGAGTCCTCGATGAAGCACAGGAAAATCCTGGAGAACGAAAAGAACGTCTACTACGAGTTGCGTCAGCTTTTTGCGGACTTGATCGAGGAAGCGCAGGAACGAGGACGGCTGAAGACCAGGTTCAATCCGCTGGTGGCCGCCAATATGCTGGAGAATATCTACTACAATGCCCTCTACGACTGGGTGCGGAACGAAGGGGCATGGGCGCTGGAAGAAATTATGGAAGAGAAGGTCTCGATCGTATTTGAAGGGCTGGACGCAGATTGA
- a CDS encoding N-acetyltransferase: MTVTKAVTVRSATMADVDQMLEIINQYAQQGLMLPRTKLSVCEHLQSFIVAHDGEHVVGVAGLHILWEDLAEIRSLAIAERAKGLGVGKQLVLHLVQQCRDLGIKRSLALTYQKEFFEKCGFHVVAKETLPQKVWKDCINCSKLPMCDEIAMICETEN; encoded by the coding sequence ATGACGGTTACAAAAGCGGTGACTGTACGTTCTGCGACGATGGCGGATGTGGATCAAATGCTCGAGATTATTAATCAATATGCACAGCAAGGGCTGATGCTGCCGCGGACAAAATTATCTGTATGCGAACATCTCCAATCTTTTATCGTCGCCCATGATGGCGAGCACGTCGTTGGCGTCGCCGGGCTTCATATACTATGGGAAGACCTGGCGGAGATCCGCTCTCTGGCGATTGCGGAGAGGGCCAAAGGGCTGGGTGTCGGAAAACAGCTGGTTCTCCATCTGGTCCAACAGTGCCGGGACTTGGGCATTAAGCGCTCTCTGGCCTTAACCTACCAAAAGGAGTTCTTTGAAAAGTGCGGTTTCCATGTGGTCGCCAAAGAGACGCTGCCCCAAAAGGTGTGGAAAGACTGCATCAACTGCTCCAAACTGCCGATGTGCGATGAAATCGCCATGATTTGCGAAACGGAAAATTAG
- a CDS encoding methyl-accepting chemotaxis protein, with translation MKLGARMLIALLLAGILPLTAAGVFSYSQTKRELLEGSAATLEALRNSNKEQVENFFRERSKNLETLAASGAVIEAVPVFDTVWQEGVQSSAYQEVEQDKGKELKMEVARYGFANAYLLNEKGDVIFQTKQQDDFGTNLMNGPESGSVLGQTVQKAAKGLSLELSDVSRYGPSGNIPALFMSVPIFDRGTVIGQLAAEVPLDYISRQLNRREGLGTTGKVYLIGQDKLMRTELENAGGESTLLQVKVDTEIADQVLFSNQTAATVQSTDWRGEEVLVSYDQVKVGKLTWAILAEMDMSEIMAGPNKILNGILVFNGIVLILIVIVASATAAWLRRSFASMLQVARRIGQGDFTCAVPPALLKRKDELGEMARSLFAMRDQLNDILLQVQNASYSVTESVKEIHGNTGEIASSSQQIVEVVDQVATSADRQVDQLGHTVYLAENLTKAVTGVNGNVEQVAISSREMRSHAEEGREAIEAVVKSMDRIQGAVEATTQVIHALEQRSREISQITGAITDIASQTNLLALNASIEAARAGEHGRGFAVVAGEVRKLAEGSNAAAQQIVAMINDVQISITAAVEKMEEGRRTVTDGSITARKSGALFQQIEDNIRRVSLEMEGVREAFAKIAPDAQQVVSFAQEVSAASAEAAAGVQSISAAVEEQSAAMEMIAASADQLTALAGHLRESLAAFRLDMK, from the coding sequence ATGAAACTAGGGGCTCGGATGCTGATCGCTTTGTTGTTGGCAGGAATCCTGCCGCTGACGGCAGCAGGTGTTTTCTCCTATTCCCAGACCAAACGGGAACTGTTAGAGGGAAGCGCAGCCACGCTGGAAGCACTTCGAAACAGCAATAAAGAACAGGTGGAGAACTTCTTTCGCGAACGCTCCAAAAACCTAGAGACGCTGGCTGCATCCGGTGCTGTCATTGAAGCGGTGCCTGTCTTTGATACTGTCTGGCAAGAAGGCGTACAATCGAGTGCCTATCAGGAAGTCGAGCAAGACAAAGGAAAAGAACTGAAAATGGAAGTAGCCCGGTACGGGTTTGCCAATGCATATCTGCTGAATGAAAAAGGAGATGTGATCTTCCAAACCAAGCAGCAGGATGATTTTGGGACCAATCTGATGAATGGTCCCGAGAGCGGTTCCGTTTTGGGCCAGACGGTGCAGAAGGCAGCCAAGGGACTTAGTCTGGAGCTCTCGGACGTAAGCAGATACGGGCCGTCCGGCAATATTCCGGCGCTGTTTATGTCCGTGCCGATTTTTGACAGGGGGACGGTCATCGGTCAATTGGCGGCCGAAGTCCCCCTCGACTATATCTCCCGGCAGTTGAACCGGAGAGAAGGTTTGGGCACGACGGGCAAGGTCTATCTGATCGGGCAAGACAAGCTGATGCGGACCGAGCTGGAAAATGCGGGCGGAGAGTCGACGCTGCTGCAGGTGAAGGTCGATACGGAGATTGCCGATCAGGTGCTGTTCTCCAATCAGACGGCAGCCACGGTACAGTCGACGGACTGGCGCGGCGAGGAAGTGTTGGTCTCCTATGACCAGGTGAAAGTGGGCAAGCTGACCTGGGCGATTCTGGCGGAGATGGACATGTCGGAAATCATGGCCGGGCCCAATAAGATACTCAATGGCATCCTCGTATTTAATGGAATCGTCCTCATTCTGATCGTCATCGTCGCATCAGCCACAGCCGCCTGGCTGCGCCGCTCGTTCGCCAGCATGCTGCAGGTGGCGAGAAGGATCGGGCAGGGGGATTTCACCTGTGCGGTGCCTCCGGCGCTCCTGAAGCGAAAGGATGAGCTGGGGGAAATGGCCCGCTCGCTGTTTGCCATGCGGGATCAACTGAACGATATTCTCTTGCAGGTGCAAAATGCCTCGTATTCGGTGACAGAGTCCGTGAAGGAAATCCACGGCAATACGGGGGAGATCGCCTCGTCCAGCCAGCAAATCGTCGAGGTGGTCGATCAGGTGGCCACTTCCGCAGACCGGCAGGTGGATCAGCTCGGCCACACCGTCTATTTGGCGGAAAACTTGACCAAAGCCGTCACCGGCGTAAACGGAAACGTGGAGCAGGTCGCGATCTCCTCCCGGGAAATGAGAAGTCACGCCGAAGAAGGACGGGAAGCGATCGAAGCGGTCGTGAAGAGCATGGACCGCATCCAGGGCGCTGTCGAAGCCACGACCCAGGTGATTCACGCGTTGGAACAGCGTTCGCGCGAGATTTCGCAAATTACCGGAGCGATTACCGATATCGCCAGCCAGACGAATCTGCTCGCGCTCAACGCCAGCATCGAGGCGGCGAGAGCGGGCGAACACGGCAGGGGATTTGCGGTCGTCGCGGGCGAGGTTCGCAAGCTGGCGGAGGGGAGCAACGCGGCAGCCCAGCAGATCGTCGCGATGATCAACGATGTGCAGATCAGCATCACGGCTGCCGTAGAGAAAATGGAGGAAGGCAGGCGGACCGTTACAGACGGATCCATTACGGCCCGCAAGTCCGGTGCGCTGTTTCAGCAGATCGAGGATAATATTCGGCGAGTCTCCCTGGAGATGGAAGGCGTTCGGGAGGCGTTTGCCAAAATCGCGCCGGATGCGCAGCAGGTCGTCTCCTTTGCCCAGGAGGTATCCGCCGCATCGGCAGAGGCAGCAGCAGGCGTACAAAGCATCTCAGCCGCAGTCGAGGAGCAAAGCGCGGCGATGGAAATGATCGCGGCTTCGGCCGATCAACTGACGGCATTGGCCGGCCATCTGCGGGAATCGCTGGCGGCCTTCCGTCTGGATATGAAATAA
- a CDS encoding GTP pyrophosphokinase: protein MQKLDWELYLLPFEQAVEEIKVKLKNIRNELRKRKEHSPIEFVTGRVKSVPSIYNKANRLQFPIDENICWELRDIAGIRIICQFIDDIPAVVEMIRKRNDMRIYLEKDYVSKPKESGYRGYHLAVEYRLMTARGEVTIPVEIQIRTLNMNFWATIEHSLNYKYEGIIPSDIRQRLIEAAKASSTLDSEMNNIREEIKEAQVEFTTREVPMESLLSLVELDLDVDDEETGDGLTTIEGKKHYDDDDELAKGS from the coding sequence ATGCAGAAACTGGACTGGGAACTATACCTGCTACCGTTCGAACAAGCCGTAGAAGAGATCAAGGTGAAGCTGAAGAACATCCGCAATGAACTCAGGAAACGAAAAGAGCATTCGCCTATCGAATTCGTCACGGGACGGGTCAAATCGGTCCCGAGTATTTATAATAAAGCAAATCGCCTGCAGTTCCCCATCGACGAGAATATCTGTTGGGAGCTGAGAGATATTGCGGGCATTCGCATCATCTGTCAATTTATCGACGATATTCCTGCAGTAGTCGAAATGATCCGCAAGCGCAATGACATGCGCATCTACCTGGAGAAGGACTATGTCTCCAAGCCAAAGGAAAGCGGATACCGGGGCTATCATCTGGCCGTAGAATACCGCTTGATGACAGCCAGGGGCGAAGTGACGATTCCGGTGGAGATCCAGATTCGGACGCTGAATATGAATTTTTGGGCCACCATTGAGCACTCGTTGAATTACAAATACGAGGGAATCATTCCGTCTGATATCCGCCAGCGCCTGATCGAGGCAGCCAAGGCCTCATCCACTCTGGACAGCGAAATGAACAACATCCGCGAAGAGATCAAGGAAGCACAGGTAGAGTTCACGACGCGGGAGGTCCCGATGGAATCTTTGCTATCGCTGGTGGAGCTGGACCTGGATGTGGACGACGAGGAAACAGGCGACGGACTGACCACGATAGAAGGGAAGAAGCACTACGATGACGACGATGAACTGGCTAAAGGAAGTTGA